The following coding sequences lie in one Notolabrus celidotus isolate fNotCel1 chromosome 20, fNotCel1.pri, whole genome shotgun sequence genomic window:
- the LOC117804606 gene encoding charged multivesicular body protein 6-like, protein MGNVFGRKSRPSRVTEQDKAILQLKQQRDKLKQYQKRVTLQLDKERLLAKQLLKDGKKEKALLLLKKKRYQDQLLDKTENQISNLERMVQDIEFMQIEMKVIEGLKVGNDCLKSMHEIMSIEDVERILDETQESIEYQKQIDEMLAGALTQDDEDAVLAELEAITQGEDVALPEVPTEPIPEVPAEAATAEPERRKAKEKPEREMLAA, encoded by the exons ATGGGAAACGTTTTTGGGAGAAAGAGTCGACCTTCTCGTGTAACCGAACAGGACAAAGCCATTTTG CAattgaagcagcagagggataAGCTGAAGCAATATCAGAAGAGAGTCACCCTACAACTGGATAAAGAGCGGCTTCTGGCCAAGCAGTTGTTAAAAGATGGCAAGAAAGA gaaagcGCTGCTTCTGCTTAAGAAAAAACGCTATCAGGATCAGCTGCTAGACAAGACAGAAAATCAGATTTCAAACTTGGAGCGCATG GTTCAAGATATTGAGTTCATGCAAATTGAGATGAAAGTCATAGAGGGGCTAAAAGTCGGAAATGATTGTCTGAAGAGTATGCATGAG ATCATGTCAATTGAAGATGTGGAGAGGATCCTGGATGAGACGCAGGAATCAATTGAATATCAGAAG CAAATCGATGAAATGCTAGCTGGAGCTCTGACACAAGACGACGAGGACGCTGTTCTAGCTGAGCTTGAAGCTATCACTCAG GGAGAAGATGTAGCACTTCCGGAGGTCCCCACTGAGCCAATACCTGAGGTCCCAGCAGAAGCAGCTACTGCTGAGCCAG AGAggagaaaagcaaaggaaaagccagagagagagatgctggcAGCCTAA